The following coding sequences lie in one Saccopteryx bilineata isolate mSacBil1 chromosome 5, mSacBil1_pri_phased_curated, whole genome shotgun sequence genomic window:
- the BOK gene encoding bcl-2-related ovarian killer protein produces the protein MEVLRRSSVFAAEIMDAFDRSPTDKELVAQAKALGREFVHARLLRAGLVWNAPERAGPAPGGRLAEVCAVLLRLGDELEMIRPSVYRNVARQLNISLHSESVVTDAFLAVAAQIFAAGITWGKVVSLYLVAAGLAVDCVRQAQPAMVHALVDCLGEFVRKTLATWLRRRGGWTDILKCVISSDPSFCSHWLVAALCSFGRFLKAAFFVLLPDR, from the exons ATGGAGGTGCTGCGGCGCTCCTCAGTTTTCGCCGCCGAGATTATGGACGCCTTTGACCGCTCGCCCACCGACAAGGAGCTGGTGGCCCAGGCTAAGGCGCTCGGCCGGGAGTTCGTGCACGCGCGGCTGCTGCGCGCCGGCCTCGTCTGGAACGCGCCGGAGAGAGCCGGGCCCGCCCCGGGCGGCCGCCTGGCGGAGGTGTGCGCGGTACTGCTGCGCCTGG GGGACGAGCTGGAGATGATCCGGCCCAGCGTCTACCGCAACGTGGCGCGCCAGCTGAACATCTCCCTGCACTCCGAGAGCGTGGTGACCGACGCCTTCCTGGCCGTGGCGGCCCAGATCTTCGCCGCAG GCATCACGTGGGGCAAGGTGGTGTCCCTGTACCTGGTGGCCGCGGGGCTGGCCGTGGACTGTGTGCGGCAGGCCCAGCCCGCCATGGTTCACGCCCTCGTTGACTGCCTCGGGGAGTTTGTGCGCAAGACCCTGGCGACCTGGCTGCGGAGGCGAGGCGGATGG ACCGACATCCTCAAGTGCGTCATCAGCAGCGACCCCAGCTTCTGCTCCCACTGGCTCGTGGCTGCGCTCTGCAGCTTCGGCCGCTTCTTGAAGGCTGCCTTCTTCGTGCTGCTGCCGGACAGATGA